From Denitrovibrio acetiphilus DSM 12809, the proteins below share one genomic window:
- the selB gene encoding selenocysteine-specific translation elongation factor, whose translation MKKSLIFGTAGHIDHGKSSLVLALTGKDPDRLKAEKEKGITIELGFAGMETEQANISFVDVPGHEGLIKTMIAGSVGFDSVLFCVDSREGVRQQTIEHYNIIRTIGVRYCVVALTKTDIASPEQIQSAENGVRKLFAACAIKISDIVHTNINDQKSIEKLREAIGRCSTKIHQKIQKRCYVVRADRVFSIKGSGTVVTGTSLFGQVAPDTLLFNIRNMKAARIKAIQVHDKTVKKSVAGERTAINLPDFSIDDVNRGDILSDNKNIISTRGIFANITVFEGLHEKVSLRHNKTYSIYIGALSCEGKLLFYDNKKLAAGERANCFIRLDRPVIPYFDEPLIIRSASPQMSIAGGRVLGIEETFPDRKFAGEILNYLSVHDYDNALKKAVEIFHCGIKLPEPIQFSGLIRNELAMKLAQLNIANFQGFILDSRNLETFVENTIQSLNKKGVLAISKIQHTCEQLPDPVRFDIINRIIERAQKQDYIFDGQTLKKREKDPFEELAISVLNQMKSDPLMSNSTLLSEKMNIPVNQVQKCLHYLCNRSLAKNIEGNNHVTMELLNSFIEKASFECKKNGHVDLTAMKNHFGLPRKLLVPLMEQLDKTGLFVNKDNKRMLKIK comes from the coding sequence ATGAAAAAAAGTTTAATTTTCGGAACTGCCGGACACATAGACCACGGTAAATCATCCCTTGTACTTGCCCTCACAGGCAAAGACCCTGACAGACTCAAAGCTGAAAAAGAGAAAGGGATAACCATAGAGCTTGGCTTTGCAGGTATGGAAACGGAACAGGCAAATATATCATTCGTTGACGTGCCGGGGCACGAAGGACTCATCAAAACAATGATTGCAGGCTCTGTTGGGTTTGACTCCGTATTATTTTGTGTGGACAGCAGAGAAGGGGTACGTCAGCAGACCATTGAGCATTACAACATCATACGGACAATAGGCGTGCGCTACTGTGTCGTCGCTCTGACAAAGACAGATATCGCATCTCCGGAGCAGATACAATCCGCCGAAAATGGCGTCCGAAAACTGTTCGCTGCATGCGCCATAAAAATAAGCGACATAGTGCATACGAATATAAATGATCAGAAATCTATTGAAAAGTTAAGAGAGGCAATCGGCAGATGCTCTACGAAAATACATCAGAAGATTCAGAAAAGGTGCTATGTTGTTCGTGCTGACCGTGTATTTTCCATTAAAGGGAGCGGAACAGTAGTTACAGGCACATCGCTGTTTGGGCAGGTTGCACCGGATACACTGCTTTTCAATATCAGAAACATGAAAGCCGCGAGGATTAAAGCAATACAAGTCCACGACAAGACAGTGAAAAAGTCTGTCGCAGGGGAAAGAACAGCCATCAACCTTCCTGACTTTTCCATAGATGATGTTAACCGCGGCGATATCCTCAGTGACAACAAAAATATAATTTCCACAAGAGGTATTTTCGCAAATATCACTGTGTTCGAAGGGCTTCATGAAAAAGTATCCCTCAGGCACAACAAAACATATTCCATATACATTGGCGCACTCTCCTGCGAAGGGAAGCTCCTCTTTTATGACAATAAGAAACTCGCAGCAGGCGAAAGAGCCAACTGTTTTATAAGACTTGACAGACCGGTCATTCCATATTTTGACGAACCACTCATTATCAGGTCTGCAAGCCCGCAGATGAGTATTGCCGGAGGCAGGGTACTGGGTATAGAGGAAACATTCCCCGACAGGAAATTTGCCGGCGAAATACTCAATTACCTCAGCGTTCACGACTATGACAACGCTCTTAAAAAAGCAGTTGAGATTTTCCACTGCGGGATCAAACTCCCTGAGCCGATACAATTTTCCGGTCTGATACGCAATGAGCTTGCAATGAAACTGGCTCAACTAAACATAGCCAACTTTCAGGGTTTTATTCTGGACAGCAGAAATCTGGAGACTTTTGTCGAAAATACGATACAATCCCTTAATAAAAAAGGAGTTCTTGCCATCAGCAAGATTCAGCATACATGCGAACAGCTCCCGGACCCTGTGCGTTTTGATATAATAAACCGCATAATAGAGAGAGCGCAGAAACAGGACTATATATTTGACGGACAAACCTTGAAAAAGAGGGAGAAAGACCCCTTCGAGGAGCTGGCTATATCCGTACTGAACCAGATGAAATCCGACCCGCTCATGTCAAACAGTACGCTGCTCTCAGAAAAAATGAATATTCCGGTTAATCAGGTACAGAAATGCCTTCACTATCTCTGCAACAGAAGTCTTGCAAAAAATATTGAAGGAAACAATCATGTCACAATGGAACTTCTGAACTCTTTTATCGAAAAAGCGTCTTTTGAATGTAAAAAGAACGGTCATGTTGATCTTACTGCGATGAAAAACCACTTTGGTCTGCCCAGAAAGCTTTTGGTTCCCCTTATGGAACAGCTCGATAAGACAGGACTCTTTGTTAATAAAGATAATAAAAGGATGTTAAAAATCAAATGA
- the dprA gene encoding DNA-processing protein DprA, giving the protein MTSDIAIETLKLRCVRGVEETVMEKIYAGAGTLTGALKLDMGALRTYGIKKEISENIVTSNIDKQLFKSELKALEECRADILCIDDEDYPEMLRQTVGAPCLLFARGDTASFKRPAIAVVGSRNASRAACDFSRRLACDLGEAGFNIVSGFAKGIDIHAHLGAVERGVTTAVMGCGVNHFFPQDNLKHLNKVLAKGCVVTEFLSNCHPAQRNFPRRNRIISGLSFGVIVVEASDRSGSLITARLAGEQGRDVFAVPAFPDNRNTATNALLKAGAILTESYFDVIEELKYQIGNLKEVDKQETSVLEFGSPEQAKLFDLLMRGTLNPDELSAMSGFDIESVVINLAQMELEGYVFREIDGKYRAAGGLNGQNCHSTQSGD; this is encoded by the coding sequence GTGACATCTGATATTGCAATAGAAACGCTTAAGCTGAGGTGTGTCCGAGGTGTTGAAGAAACCGTAATGGAGAAGATATACGCCGGAGCGGGGACGCTTACAGGCGCTTTGAAGCTTGATATGGGCGCACTGAGAACATACGGCATAAAAAAGGAAATATCAGAGAATATTGTAACATCGAATATAGACAAACAACTTTTTAAATCCGAACTGAAGGCTCTGGAAGAGTGCAGGGCGGATATCTTATGTATAGATGACGAGGACTATCCGGAAATGCTCCGGCAGACAGTGGGCGCACCTTGCCTGCTTTTTGCCAGAGGCGACACAGCTTCTTTTAAGCGTCCGGCTATTGCTGTGGTTGGTTCAAGAAACGCCAGCCGTGCAGCATGTGACTTCAGCAGACGGTTAGCCTGTGATCTTGGCGAGGCAGGGTTCAATATCGTCAGCGGATTTGCCAAGGGGATAGACATTCATGCCCATCTGGGAGCAGTCGAGAGAGGGGTAACAACAGCAGTTATGGGGTGCGGAGTTAATCATTTTTTCCCGCAGGATAACTTGAAGCATCTTAATAAAGTTCTCGCCAAAGGCTGTGTGGTCACAGAGTTTTTGTCAAACTGTCACCCCGCCCAGAGGAATTTCCCACGACGAAACAGAATAATAAGCGGCTTGTCATTTGGGGTGATAGTTGTAGAGGCGTCTGACAGGAGCGGTTCGCTGATTACTGCCAGATTAGCCGGGGAGCAGGGGAGAGATGTCTTTGCCGTACCTGCTTTTCCCGACAACAGAAATACAGCCACAAACGCCCTTTTGAAAGCAGGTGCAATACTTACAGAGTCGTATTTCGATGTCATAGAAGAGTTAAAATACCAAATAGGCAACCTTAAAGAAGTTGACAAGCAAGAGACGAGTGTATTAGAGTTTGGTAGTCCTGAGCAAGCAAAGCTCTTCGACCTGCTGATGAGAGGCACGCTGAACCCGGATGAACTCAGCGCCATGTCGGGGTTTGATATTGAGAGCGTTGTAATAAACCTTGCGCAAATGGAGCTTGAGGGGTATGTTTTCAGGGAAATCGACGGTAAGTACCGGGCTGCCGGAGGACTCAATGGACAAAATTGTCATAGCACTCAATCTGGTGATTGA
- the selA gene encoding L-seryl-tRNA(Sec) selenium transferase, which translates to MNNNNEKLRKLPQIDKLASAPEFTGLNSVLLKKAARNVLENIRCDIIDKDTEVPDLQIIIQEVKSEYHKLTRGTLHKVINATGVPIHTNLGRSPIDKSVLEEAIEISSGYSNLEYDVANGKRGDRYHHTAQYLCELTGAEDAIVVNNNASAVFIILNTLARNKEVAVSRGELVEIGGSFRVPDVMSRSGAKLVEVGSTNKTRISDYAGSVSSKTAMFMKVHKSNYEIVGFSEETSLDEIAREAKHQGVISYYDAGSGLFRKIIPESVCGDQTIPEVISKGIDIVSFSGDKMLGGCQAGIIAGKKDLIKKIKKNPLMRMLRVDKLTLAVLQGTFRKYLERNDNELPVNRMLTEPPESLFKRAEKLVSMLSCKTTIIKIKSTVGGGSCPLAEQDSYGIIVHSGKRSSAVDKCLRNAATPVVARIIDDKVVLDIRTIDEQEYTIVCEAVEGAV; encoded by the coding sequence ATGAATAACAATAATGAAAAATTGCGGAAACTTCCTCAGATAGACAAGCTGGCATCTGCACCAGAATTTACCGGTCTGAACTCCGTTCTCCTGAAGAAAGCAGCAAGGAACGTGCTGGAGAATATACGCTGTGATATAATCGACAAAGATACCGAAGTGCCTGATTTACAAATAATAATTCAAGAAGTTAAATCAGAATATCATAAACTGACCAGAGGGACACTTCATAAAGTTATCAACGCCACAGGCGTCCCCATACACACAAACCTTGGGCGCTCCCCCATAGATAAATCCGTCCTTGAAGAGGCGATAGAGATTTCTTCCGGATACTCTAACCTTGAGTATGATGTCGCCAATGGGAAGCGCGGGGACAGATATCACCATACAGCACAGTACCTATGTGAACTCACAGGAGCAGAAGATGCAATTGTTGTAAATAATAATGCATCGGCAGTATTCATCATCCTGAATACTCTTGCCCGGAATAAAGAGGTCGCAGTCAGCAGGGGTGAGCTGGTTGAAATAGGCGGATCATTCCGTGTGCCCGATGTTATGAGCAGAAGCGGTGCAAAGCTGGTGGAAGTAGGCAGCACAAACAAAACACGTATTTCAGATTATGCAGGCTCCGTTTCCAGCAAGACTGCAATGTTTATGAAAGTACATAAGAGTAACTATGAAATAGTCGGTTTTTCAGAAGAAACATCTCTTGATGAAATAGCCAGAGAGGCGAAACATCAGGGAGTCATATCATATTACGATGCAGGCAGCGGTCTTTTCAGAAAAATCATTCCTGAAAGCGTCTGTGGAGATCAGACCATACCCGAAGTTATTTCAAAGGGTATTGATATAGTCTCCTTCAGCGGAGACAAGATGCTCGGCGGATGTCAGGCTGGGATCATAGCCGGTAAGAAAGACCTGATAAAAAAGATAAAGAAAAACCCTCTCATGAGAATGCTGCGGGTGGACAAACTGACACTTGCTGTCCTTCAGGGAACATTCAGGAAATATCTCGAAAGAAACGACAACGAACTGCCTGTAAACAGAATGCTCACCGAACCCCCTGAAAGCCTTTTCAAAAGAGCCGAAAAACTCGTTTCTATGCTATCCTGCAAAACTACAATCATAAAGATAAAATCAACTGTCGGCGGAGGGAGCTGCCCTCTTGCTGAACAGGACTCATACGGTATAATAGTACACTCAGGTAAACGGTCTTCTGCTGTTGATAAATGCTTAAGAAACGCAGCAACACCTGTTGTGGCAAGAATAATAGATGATAAGGTTGTTCTGGACATACGTACAATCGATGAACAGGAATATACAATTGTATGCGAAGCTGTGGAGGGTGCGGTATGA
- a CDS encoding DUF494 family protein has protein sequence MDKIVIALNLVIDYLEFSEKTTEKDIKDYLFNTGFDDHEIRQVLTVLDISNFDGNLWFRVFTKKEKNTLSADAISYLQKLHLSGILDPLGLEDVIESAITGEGYKVDVEAIKNLALYSLMERKSLYASGVDEYEDYLN, from the coding sequence ATGGACAAAATTGTCATAGCACTCAATCTGGTGATTGATTATCTTGAATTTAGCGAAAAGACCACGGAGAAAGATATCAAAGATTACCTCTTTAACACAGGATTTGACGATCATGAGATCAGGCAGGTTCTGACTGTTCTGGATATAAGTAATTTTGATGGAAATCTCTGGTTCAGAGTTTTTACCAAAAAAGAGAAAAACACACTTTCAGCCGATGCCATAAGCTATTTGCAGAAACTGCACTTATCAGGTATCCTTGACCCCCTTGGTCTGGAAGATGTTATAGAAAGTGCCATTACAGGTGAAGGATACAAGGTTGACGTGGAAGCGATAAAAAACCTTGCTCTCTACAGCCTTATGGAACGCAAATCACTCTATGCCTCTGGTGTGGATGAATACGAAGACTATTTGAATTGA
- a CDS encoding M20 metallopeptidase family protein: MYQIDEKQMNADLKELYNRAEPSGEEYETSKYVKSRLESMGLSYKEAFVTGLFGTLDVGAARTIAIRADMDALPYDEEGGEYRHLCGHHANMTTLLTILETLVKVKAKLNVNVRYIFQPAEETVNGSVKMIEAGCMEGVDEIFATHTQPHVEFGKAALLEGPAMAGANHFDVVLKGMSTHAAMPHMGTDTVTAAAEYIIGCQTILTRKKSPILNGLISFGAVNGGFAANILPEEVRLKGTFRFFDNSVQKLIEHGMRVRLKNIEYFYGVKGELAVHEGTPPVICDREITEKLRNIAEAKGIALGSHEKEMGGEDFAFYLELAPGAFIWQGSRQGESHPPLHNKAYTVPEGATLPAVRLLVEYILSH; this comes from the coding sequence ATGTATCAGATAGATGAAAAACAGATGAACGCTGACCTTAAAGAGCTTTATAATCGTGCAGAACCCTCTGGAGAGGAGTATGAAACATCAAAATACGTAAAAAGCCGTCTGGAGAGTATGGGGCTTTCATATAAAGAGGCGTTTGTTACCGGTCTTTTCGGTACGCTTGATGTCGGCGCTGCAAGAACAATAGCCATTAGAGCTGATATGGATGCGCTCCCTTATGATGAGGAGGGAGGAGAATACCGTCATCTTTGCGGGCATCATGCTAATATGACAACTTTGTTGACAATACTTGAAACTCTGGTTAAAGTTAAAGCTAAACTAAATGTGAATGTAAGGTATATCTTTCAGCCAGCTGAAGAAACCGTTAACGGATCCGTGAAGATGATTGAAGCAGGATGTATGGAAGGGGTGGACGAAATTTTTGCCACTCATACTCAGCCACATGTCGAGTTTGGTAAAGCAGCCCTTTTGGAAGGGCCTGCAATGGCTGGTGCCAATCACTTTGATGTAGTTTTAAAGGGTATGTCGACTCACGCAGCAATGCCTCATATGGGGACAGATACCGTTACTGCGGCTGCAGAATATATAATAGGATGCCAGACGATACTTACACGTAAGAAAAGCCCTATACTTAACGGACTTATCTCGTTTGGTGCTGTCAACGGCGGTTTTGCGGCAAATATTCTTCCGGAGGAAGTCCGACTGAAAGGGACTTTCCGTTTTTTTGACAACAGTGTCCAGAAGCTTATTGAGCATGGAATGCGTGTAAGACTTAAAAATATTGAATATTTCTACGGGGTAAAAGGTGAGTTAGCTGTCCACGAAGGGACGCCGCCCGTGATTTGCGACAGAGAAATAACAGAAAAACTAAGAAACATAGCAGAGGCAAAAGGGATAGCCCTTGGAAGCCACGAAAAAGAGATGGGGGGAGAGGATTTTGCATTTTATCTTGAGCTTGCCCCCGGAGCTTTTATATGGCAGGGCTCCAGACAGGGGGAGAGCCACCCGCCCCTCCACAATAAAGCGTACACTGTTCCCGAAGGGGCAACCCTTCCGGCTGTCAGGCTTCTTGTGGAATATATATTGTCTCACTAA
- a CDS encoding methyl-accepting chemotaxis protein: MKVLDMRKMSISIQVLVPTLIVLIFVFAVIFFVTQRANTKIAETISNKRSSEMLRVLEYVVNADIAEEGAVGDVYDDIQKFVSSMPLGENGYFFIMDVKGNLLYHINSKMKGENIAGYDFVKTMLNTTEGDIIYDFKGKTKCVSFKHLNSKGWVIAAGYEVNELYAPFRQVEKIILGLCLSGLFVLSVMLIFIIKMLQRNIKHTLDSFIEVAKGNLTRQGKGKKLVSCWEAVDCHDKNCSAYGVEGLPCHLTVGSEAPNFNLPVECTRLTDGTHNNCKECDYYTGHLRNSNELLEMDSYKESMIFKLTKSLMDIKETADKLNTGSGILSSSTEELSANVLQQNQEVSQINTAMEQINAGVEDVAQKVTETETLASDSRSYAEESEKNTLAAKNMIGDVVSSSSVLIENINILKENSESMNSILGLINDIADQTNLLSLNAAIEAARAGDAGRGFAVVADEVRKLAERTVDSVKEISGIINQNNQTVDKAVKDVQGNIAQISGVADFMEKLNESSILTKNNAETTADNISQVAAAIQQQAAAIAQMENAINQVSVGVAEIASATEVLSEMSSDLKDDGEILEGEVDKYNFD, encoded by the coding sequence ATGAAAGTGTTAGACATGAGGAAGATGAGTATCTCCATTCAGGTGCTTGTCCCGACACTGATTGTTCTTATCTTTGTATTTGCAGTTATTTTCTTTGTGACACAGAGAGCAAACACAAAAATCGCAGAAACAATTTCTAATAAAAGATCCAGTGAAATGCTGAGAGTGCTTGAATATGTCGTAAATGCAGACATTGCTGAAGAGGGGGCAGTGGGAGATGTTTATGATGATATTCAGAAGTTTGTTTCCAGTATGCCTCTGGGCGAAAATGGCTATTTTTTTATTATGGATGTAAAGGGGAATCTTCTCTATCACATTAACAGTAAAATGAAAGGTGAGAATATCGCCGGTTATGATTTTGTAAAAACCATGCTCAATACCACTGAAGGGGACATTATCTATGACTTTAAAGGTAAAACAAAATGTGTCTCTTTTAAACATCTTAATTCTAAAGGGTGGGTGATTGCAGCAGGTTATGAAGTAAATGAACTTTACGCTCCTTTCAGGCAGGTTGAAAAGATAATACTCGGACTTTGTCTCTCCGGGCTGTTTGTGTTGAGCGTTATGCTTATATTCATCATTAAAATGCTCCAGCGTAATATAAAACACACTCTGGATTCATTTATAGAAGTTGCCAAAGGCAACCTGACACGCCAGGGGAAAGGTAAAAAACTTGTTTCATGCTGGGAGGCAGTTGACTGTCACGACAAAAATTGCTCTGCATATGGTGTCGAAGGGCTGCCTTGTCACCTTACTGTTGGAAGTGAAGCACCGAATTTCAACCTCCCTGTGGAATGCACACGCCTTACCGATGGCACACACAACAATTGCAAAGAGTGTGATTACTATACAGGGCATCTGCGGAATAGCAACGAACTGCTGGAGATGGACAGTTATAAAGAGTCTATGATATTTAAGCTTACCAAGTCCCTTATGGATATTAAAGAGACTGCTGATAAACTGAATACAGGCTCAGGGATACTTTCAAGCTCAACAGAAGAGCTGAGTGCAAATGTTTTACAGCAGAATCAGGAAGTCAGCCAGATTAACACTGCAATGGAGCAGATTAATGCAGGAGTGGAGGATGTTGCGCAGAAGGTAACTGAAACAGAAACACTGGCTTCTGACAGCCGGTCATATGCCGAAGAGTCAGAAAAAAATACCCTTGCTGCAAAAAACATGATCGGTGATGTCGTCTCGTCCAGCTCAGTTCTTATAGAAAACATAAATATATTAAAAGAAAATTCTGAGTCCATGAACAGCATTCTGGGGCTGATAAACGATATTGCAGATCAGACAAATCTGCTCTCTCTGAACGCTGCTATTGAGGCTGCCAGGGCAGGTGATGCAGGCAGAGGATTTGCTGTTGTGGCAGATGAAGTTAGAAAACTTGCCGAAAGGACTGTTGATTCTGTTAAAGAAATCTCAGGCATTATTAACCAGAATAATCAGACAGTTGATAAAGCTGTTAAAGATGTTCAGGGGAATATCGCCCAGATATCAGGGGTGGCGGATTTTATGGAAAAACTGAACGAATCATCAATTCTGACAAAAAATAATGCAGAAACTACCGCTGATAATATTTCTCAGGTTGCAGCAGCTATACAACAGCAGGCAGCAGCAATAGCACAGATGGAGAATGCTATTAATCAGGTTTCAGTCGGGGTTGCGGAGATAGCTTCTGCTACGGAAGTTTTATCTGAGATGAGCTCGGATCTTAAAGATGACGGTGAAATACTCGAAGGTGAAGTTGATAAGTATAATTTTGATTAG